A window from Peromyscus eremicus chromosome 1, PerEre_H2_v1, whole genome shotgun sequence encodes these proteins:
- the LOC131926315 gene encoding olfactory receptor 6Z7-like, with the protein MERSLQLTNRSTHQDFILLGLSARKDIRDGLFVIFLALYLLILLENMLVIYLICSHHELLYKPMYFFLGNLSCLEMCYVSVTMPSLLQSLRSSPCHVSFTSCMTQLFLFISFIGTKCTLLASMAYDRYVAICHPLHYPLLMRPQVCWGLALSSWVGGLLVSVIKTTCIASLSYCGPNVLNHFFCDVSPLLNLSCTHMALTELVDFISAIVIFCGSLLVALASHMAISRVLIRMPSSAASHKALSTCASHLLVMGIFYSVVLFVYSRPRHIKSTDLNKVLSVIYTVATPMCSPIIYCLRNKEVHAVLKKILHLC; encoded by the coding sequence aTGGAGAGATCTCTGCAACTGACCAACAGGTCCACTCACCAGGATTTTATCCTGCTGGGTTTGTCTGCCAGGAAAGACATCAGGGATGGTCTGTTTGTTATTTTTCTGGCCCTCTATCTGCTGATCCTCTTAGAGAATATGCTAGTTATCTATCTCATCTGCAGCCACCATGAGTTACTCTACAagcccatgtacttcttcctgggCAACCTCAGCTGCCTGGAGATGTGCTATGTGtcagtcaccatgcccagcctgctCCAGAGCCTGAGGTCCAGCCCTTGCCATGTGTCCTTCACATCCTGCATGACtcaattgtttttattcatttctttcattggTACCAAGTGCaccctcctggcctccatggcctatgaccgctatgtggccatctgccacCCACTGCACTACCCACTGCTCATGAGGCCCCAAGTCTGCTGGGGATTGGCTTTGTCCTCCTGGGTGGGTGGACTGTTGGTCTCTGTGATCAAGACCACATGCATTGCAAGTCTGTCCTACTGTGGCCCCAATGTCCTCAACCACTTCTTCTGCGATGTCTCTCCTCTGCTCAACCTGtcctgcacccacatggcccTCACAGAGCTGGTCGACTTTATTTCAGCCATTGTCATCTTCTGTGGGTCATTGCTAGTTGCTCTGGCCTCTCATATGGCCATCAGCAGGGTACTGATCCGAATGCCTTCATCTGCTGCGAGCCACAAAGCCCTCTCCACCTGTGCCTCCCACCTCCTCGTGATGGGCATTTTCTACTCTGTGGTCCTCTTTGTGTATTCCAGGCCCAGACATATCAAATCCACAGACCTCAACAAGGTGCTGTCAGTCATCTACACAGTGGCCACGCCCATGTGTAGCCCAATCATCTACTGCTTGAGGAACAAGGAGGTCCATGCAGTGCTGAAGAAAATTCTCCATCTGTGCTGA